The sequence gtCTAAAAATGCGTAGCCTTCATATTCAATTAAATGTGAAACTGTTAATAATTAATCTATCTCCATGAATCTGGTCCTAATGacgtcccttttctttttttattaattatttaatatcgtTTAGAATGATCCTCGTCTAGTAGAGACGCTCCCCATTCAGTACCCACTTCCACTCGCTCTCCAAGTTCGCTGTCCTGTCTCGTCCACCGCCACAAATGGCCGAAACCACCGTCTCTTCCACCGCCACGACAACCCCCCCTCCCCTCCCTCTCAAGATAATAGCTGGAGCAGACTCTTTCGGCTGCTCCCTCAAAGACACACTGGTCTCTCACCTCCGTTCCCTCAACATAGAAGTAGAAGACCTCGGCACTTCCTCCTACTACTCAATCGCCGCCGAAGTGGGCCGCCTTGTCTCCGCTGCGTCCACTACCCCATCATCCCCAACCCCAGAAATCCGCGGCCTTGTAGCGTGCGGCACTGGTGTCGGTGTCTCCATCTTTGCCAACAAATTCCCTGGCGTCTTCGCTGCAACCTGCCTTTCCACTGCAGACGCCGCCAACTCCCGATCCATCAACAACTCCAACGTCCTTGCCGTCTCCGGCATGGCAACATCCCCGGACTCCGCCATAGAAATCCTCGACACTTGGCTTAAAACCCCTTTTAAGTCTCCTTGTCCCGCCTCGAACTCTGCTCCATGGGGGGAAGAAATAGAATCCTTCTTGGACAATTCGCTCAGAGAGATGCCTGTAATTGGTGCAAAACTTTCTGATACTAAACAACAAGAGGAGGGAAGTATAAACACAAGCGCGTGCGCACTCTGCTGCCTGGTGAAAAACAGAAAATTAGACCCCATCGAGATTATTCCTGGCGGGGCAATGAAGATAGTGAGAGAGAGCCCGACATCAGCTATAGTAAGTTTCAAAGCAGGGAGTGTAGAGCCTGCACATCATCATACCTTTGGGCATGATTTGGTGGTGTTAAAAGGGAGTAAAAGGGTGTGGAATTTGAGTAAGAAAGCAAAATATGATCTGGTTGTTGGCGATTATTTGTTCACACCGGCCGGAGATGTGCATAGAGTGAAGTATTTTGAGGATACTGAGTTTTTTATCAAGTGGGAAGGGAAATGGGACATTTTCTTTGATGAAGAGATGGAGGTTGCTAAGAGTGAAATTGAGAAGGAAGCAGAGGATGGGTTTGAGTTGGTTAAGTAAGATAACATGTGTGATTTGAACTGGCTTGAGCTTAATAATGTCTTTGTGCCTTTGGTATGTCATGTTGGTTAATGATCTTTTGccctgttattttttatgtgtggcTGTGTGTTAAAGAGCCAATAAAATGATGAATCAagcttttgttttgattaatcCATGTGGTTTACTTGATGCTTTTTACTCTTTTGATGTTGATTTCTAGCTATTGTGATTCCTGACAAATTTGATGTTTACTTGATTACTTGATCCATGTGGTTGGATACTGTTTTATGCAAATTTGATGCTTGTCAATGCTGCTGTTTCACACCTTTAAAGAGCAGGCAACAGATTCCATGCTTGATTAGGCAGAAATGGTGGATAATACATGCATAATGGTGAATTGGTTACAGATTTTCATTAAGAGAATCTCTGCTTCAATGGCTAGCTTCCTTGTTCTAGCATAGAAACTGGGGGCAAAAGAATGAAACCAGATGTCATTTCAACATTGTATAAAACATGTGGACTCTGCAGGAAAATGAATCTTTTCTAGTAATCTGAGTTTAGGCATCTTTCTCATGAACATATTCCCTTGATTACTGTCAATCGCAATGTTCGACGTTGTGCTGTACGCAAGCTAGAAGGTTTGTTTCTTTCCATTTTGCTTGTTGTTTACTAGCTAATTCAAGGATTCCATACAATAATGTATTGTGGCTTCTGTCATCCATGTGCATAGAGTTATTCAAGGGGAAAAAATCTCTTAGTTAAACGACAGATTGCTTGTAGAAACTGTTGTCAGATCTGGAACAATGATCTAGATCCGAATCGGCAAATGACATGGGAGCACTGACATATAGCCTCCATTTATTGTCTCTCCAAAGGTCGTCCATTTTCACATCGTAGTCagaagtatttttcttttctgtggGGGAGCAGGAAGGATCTTATAATTTCCAATCATAGTCATGTATTTTTGGTATTGTGGAGGCTAGAGTACCACAGCTACTGCACCGCGGTACTTTCTCCATCGAAAAGCATGCATCCATTCCCAAAATCATTTTGCAAAAGCACTTGCAAACACATCACTGAACATGCTCTAAAAGACATGTTTGTCCAAGCGAGGACTCTAGAGCTTTCTTTTACTGCAATTACCAAGTTCATCTACGTCAAAAACTAGGGAATTTATGGAAAAAACCCTTCCCACGGACAAAAGCAGCCGGCATCGTATGGTTATTCTCTGTAGCAGACTCCTAGTTGCCTTTGGCTCTTTCTCCTGGACTTCTGTATGTCATCCTCATTCCGGGCATTACTGCCCGCATTTCTGCGTTTCACCTAGACCTCTAACGGGGATTCATGTCATGTTGGTCCTTGAGGAATAAatacatctttcttttttttgaaaaaaaaataataatcatttaagCCATTGTAGACAGTGTGCTCTCACTCTTGTGCACTCAATTTGTTTATGTTTGtggcatttgtttttcttaaacttactttttcaaaacataattataaaaactaccaTAAAGCCATGCCCAGGATTCTTTGTCTAGGTGGTTGAAACTCCATTTCAACCACTGAAGATAAACACTCTTAAATACCATGATCGTTACATGACTTGACAGCAAGGCATTTTACAGCATAAACGCCTAGATTGCCTCGTAACTGAAACTAATCTTTACATTGGAAAAGTTTTGAATTGCATAAATCATAAACTTAACCTAATTGGCATCGTATACCCAACAACTATTTATTTCAGCCATGAATCATGAAGCTTTGATATGCGATATGTAATTGCTATCATACAAGACTGAGCTCATCAGTTACTGTGTTAGAATTTGCACATTCTTGAGATTCGACAGCTGCAAGGTTTTTCCTCAATGCTATTAACTCTTCCCCAGCATCGCAAATGTATGCTGAAGCTTGTCTGCCAGACAAAGTCGCTCCTTCCATGCTGTCTATGTAATCCTGTTCAATGCAGAAACTATGCTGAATTTACtgcattttttattacattttcaCTCAAATAAAACCAAGTGTTGCAGAAGCATCAACTTCCAAATTTTTTTCCAGATTTTGCTGGATTTCATTGACTCAACTTATGCGCTTATGCTTGCATGACACTACTGATAAACAAGGAAACTTAGATTAGCCTGTTAATCTCTCTGATGGTTTTTCCCTTTTAATTAATAGGTGTTTTCATCCAGAAAACTGTGGGGGCAAACACTTGAAGCTACCTTTCAGTCAAGCTTAAAGGTGAAAGGAAATTTATGTTACCTGTTTAGTGTATGAGCCAGCAAGGAAGAAATTTTTCACAGGTGTCTTCTGATCAGGTCTGAAAGGATCTTTGCCAGGTCCTTCACGATATAAAGATTGCGCAATTTTTACAACGGATGACCAGGTAACTTCTAGACCTTGGGATGACGGGAACAAAGCCAGGACCTAATTAtggaaataagaaaataagtGCATGAAAACGAGAATATTGCACAACAGTAATTGGAATCAGCAATTCATAATTCTTTACACAAAAAAGATTCAACCACTAGCTACAAAAGCAACAAGCACAATATTTTACCATCTTGTTATATGAAAGCTACCATCTGTGAGGATGGAAACCTTTGATCTCAAATTGCCTTTTGGTCTACCAAGGGCCCATATCACAAAAAAGAGCAATTGCAGGTGGTATCACAGCTGAAAAGGACTTGCATTCAAGCCTGGTTACTAGGTGcacaaacaattttaaattctagTACTTCCCAAGTAAGCTGATTTTGATGTCCTAAAATGATTAGAGATGTTTTCTTTATTCACATAAATGAGTATAGGTTGTTTACACATGTTAATGACATGCAGATGGTAGATTTTCAAGGTGTGACTACTGCCATCTGAAGCCAAGTTTACCATGTGTGCTCTCATGCAAAAGGTGTGTGTAGAAATGAAAGAAGCCTTATGGATAAGTGCTCTGTCAAgccaaacaatttaaattcagAAGTTACTAAAGCCTGAAGAATTTAATCAAAGACTACCCACATTATGTTCTTGCATGACTTCCCAGAGTGTGTAATAGGGCTTATAACCTTACATAGTTGATGACTTTAGGCACTAAGAGATAACGTTTAAATGCTACAAACCTGCTTTGAGACTCTCtctatgattttatcatttgtCAACGACATGTAAGGATCTCCAGGTGTCAGAACACATCtgaaacatttgatttttgtgAATACAACAGAATGGGATGGAAATATAAAAGAGAACTATAGGGATATGTAAGGTAGATCATCAATATTCCTTATAAAAAGCAGAAGCTAGCAGCAGTATACTGATagtagagatattttttttcttactgaaGCAATGAACCTTGTCCTTCAATGTAGTAATCCTCTGGAGAAGCGAGTGCTAGGtcagcaaaacaagaaaaatctgcATCTGGGGTATACAGGAGGTTATCTAAGCCAGCAGCTTGCCGC is a genomic window of Populus alba chromosome 5, ASM523922v2, whole genome shotgun sequence containing:
- the LOC118056984 gene encoding DNA damage-repair/toleration protein DRT102, with the protein product MAETTVSSTATTTPPPLPLKIIAGADSFGCSLKDTLVSHLRSLNIEVEDLGTSSYYSIAAEVGRLVSAASTTPSSPTPEIRGLVACGTGVGVSIFANKFPGVFAATCLSTADAANSRSINNSNVLAVSGMATSPDSAIEILDTWLKTPFKSPCPASNSAPWGEEIESFLDNSLREMPVIGAKLSDTKQQEEGSINTSACALCCLVKNRKLDPIEIIPGGAMKIVRESPTSAIVSFKAGSVEPAHHHTFGHDLVVLKGSKRVWNLSKKAKYDLVVGDYLFTPAGDVHRVKYFEDTEFFIKWEGKWDIFFDEEMEVAKSEIEKEAEDGFELVK